The stretch of DNA ATACGCGTATTGAAGTTGATGAGCAGACCAACCTTCGTTCCGGTTATCTTGAGATATGTGAGGACTTGAGCTTCAAAAACGGGGTCAAGCCTCTCAACGCTTTTCCATTCCACAATAACTCTGCCTTCGACAACTAAATCGACCCTGTATTCGCCGATACTGTGGCCTTTATAGACAACCGGATAAGAAACTTGTCGCTTGAAAGAGATGCCTACGCTTTCAAACTCTACACAAAGGGCGGATTCATAGGTGTTTTCCAGCAGCCCTGGTCCAAGTTGCCGATGAACTTCTATAGCGCAGCCTATTATCCGTTCGGTGAGTTTGTTGATTTCATCGAGGGAGCTATCAATTTCCATCAATAAGTAACTCCGTGTCTCGGTGTCTCTGTGGCTAAGCAACAATCGGAAACGCCTTCTCCGGATCCACGCCAAGTTCTATGATGGCCTTCTCGACGGCCTTCCTCGTCACGAATCCCTTTTGCGAAAGCTGGTATAGAGTGCCAATGACAATCGACTCCGCATCAACCTCGAAGAAACGGCGCAATTGTTTGCGTGTGTCGCTGCGTCCGAAGCCGTCTGTGCCGAGCGCCATCAACCCGCCGGGAACCCAGGGCGCGATCTGTTCGGCGATAATTCTCATGTAATCCGAGGCCGCAACAAAGACGCCATGCTCTTTCTCGAGAATCTGTTCGAGATAGGATCTCTTCGGTGTAGCTGTCGGGTGCAGCATGTTCCAATGCCGGGCGTTCAATGACTCGTTGCGCAGGCGCTTGTAGCTCGTTGCGCTCCATACATCCGCCGAGACATCGTAGTGTTCGGCGAGAATCTCCTGTGCGCGCAGCGCTTCGCGCATTATCGGCCCGCTTCCGAAGAGATGTGCCTTGTGCTTCAATTTCTTTTCGCCGACCTTGAATTTGTACAGGCCATTCAGAATGCCTTGCTCTGCGCCCAACGGCATCGGCGGCATGGTGTAGTTTTCGTTGTAGAGCGTGATGTAGTACCAGATTTTTTCGTTGTCTGCATACATGCGCTTCAGTCCATCCCAAATGATAACGGCGATTTCATACGCGAACGCCGGGTCATAGCACAACAGATTGGGAATGGTGCTTGCAAGAAGATGGCTGTGCCCGTCTTCATGCTGCAAGCCTTCGCCGTTCAGAGTTGTTCTGCCCGCCGTTGCGCCGCACAGAAACCCTTTTACCATCATGTCGCCTGCCGCCCACGCCTGATCGCCGATGCGCTGGAAGCCGAACATTGAATAGTAGATATAGAATGGAATCATGTTCACGCCATGCGAGGAATATGAAGTTGCCGCGGCAATAAATGATGCCATCGAACCGGCTTCCGTGATTCCTTCTTCAAGTATTTGTCCGTCCGTTGCCTCGTGATAGTAGAGCAACGTTTCGCTGTCGACAGGCTTATAAAGCTGTCCCTTCGGAGAGTAGATACCGACCTCGCGGAACAACGGATCCATACCGAACGTGCGGGCTTCATCGGGAATGATCGGAACTACCTGCTTGCCGATTTTCTTGTTGCGCAGCAATGCGCCAAGCAATCGAACGAACGCCATCGTTGTCGAAACTTCGAATCGCTCGGAACCTTTGAGGAATTCGCCGAAGTCGGCAAGCGACGGAACTTCAAGCGGCGCGGCTTTTTCCGATCTGACAGGA from Bacteroidota bacterium encodes:
- a CDS encoding GxxExxY protein, whose amino-acid sequence is MEIDSSLDEINKLTERIIGCAIEVHRQLGPGLLENTYESALCVEFESVGISFKRQVSYPVVYKGHSIGEYRVDLVVEGRVIVEWKSVERLDPVFEAQVLTYLKITGTKVGLLINFNTRMLTNGIKRLIL
- a CDS encoding pyruvate dehydrogenase (acetyl-transferring), homodimeric type; this translates as VEPGSHTRKQFFGKYPELLELVNHLTDEQIRKMKRGGHDPQKVYAAYHAAMNHKGQPTVILAKTVKGYGLGEGGEGRNVTHQQKKLNEKELREFRQRFEIPISDEDVVDTPFYRPAEESPETKYLLARRTALGGFLPVRSEKAAPLEVPSLADFGEFLKGSERFEVSTTMAFVRLLGALLRNKKIGKQVVPIIPDEARTFGMDPLFREVGIYSPKGQLYKPVDSETLLYYHEATDGQILEEGITEAGSMASFIAAATSYSSHGVNMIPFYIYYSMFGFQRIGDQAWAAGDMMVKGFLCGATAGRTTLNGEGLQHEDGHSHLLASTIPNLLCYDPAFAYEIAVIIWDGLKRMYADNEKIWYYITLYNENYTMPPMPLGAEQGILNGLYKFKVGEKKLKHKAHLFGSGPIMREALRAQEILAEHYDVSADVWSATSYKRLRNESLNARHWNMLHPTATPKRSYLEQILEKEHGVFVAASDYMRIIAEQIAPWVPGGLMALGTDGFGRSDTRKQLRRFFEVDAESIVIGTLYQLSQKGFVTRKAVEKAIIELGVDPEKAFPIVA